A section of the Pedobacter sp. HDW13 genome encodes:
- a CDS encoding ABC transporter ATP-binding protein, giving the protein MVRLKIQQLIKTYGNGVKALDEVSLNIPNGMFGLLGPNGAGKSSLMRTLATLQLPDSGQIHFDGNDVLQNPQEMRNKLGYLPQDFGVYPKISAVDLLTHLAVLKGLPNTNDRKEQVLSLLQQTNLFEVRKRSVGTFSGGMRQRFGIAQALLGNPQLIIVDEPTAGLDPQERNRFHDLLSEIGTERVVILSTHIVEDVNDLCPEMAVMADGKLILQGKPADLTKNLGGKIWRRVITKADLDQYATAFDVISTRIIAGQLNVFVLSAQLPTAGFEPVYPGLEEVYFTALFGIKGKREAVV; this is encoded by the coding sequence ATGGTACGACTTAAAATACAGCAACTTATAAAAACTTATGGCAATGGCGTAAAAGCACTTGATGAGGTAAGTTTAAATATCCCTAACGGCATGTTTGGTTTATTAGGCCCAAACGGTGCCGGCAAATCGTCGCTTATGCGCACCCTGGCTACCTTGCAGCTGCCCGATAGCGGACAAATCCATTTTGATGGAAACGATGTGTTGCAGAACCCACAGGAAATGCGCAATAAACTGGGCTACTTGCCGCAGGATTTTGGCGTTTATCCTAAAATTTCGGCTGTTGATTTATTAACGCACCTGGCTGTTTTAAAAGGACTGCCCAATACTAACGATCGTAAAGAACAGGTGCTGTCGTTATTGCAGCAAACCAATTTATTCGAGGTGAGAAAAAGATCGGTGGGAACCTTTTCAGGTGGTATGAGACAACGTTTCGGCATTGCACAGGCGCTGTTAGGTAATCCGCAATTGATAATTGTTGATGAGCCGACAGCAGGATTAGACCCACAGGAACGTAACCGTTTTCATGATTTGTTAAGTGAAATAGGCACTGAAAGGGTGGTGATTCTTTCTACACATATTGTAGAAGACGTGAACGACCTATGCCCCGAGATGGCTGTAATGGCCGATGGGAAGCTGATTTTGCAGGGAAAACCTGCCGATCTGACTAAAAACCTGGGCGGAAAAATCTGGAGAAGGGTGATTACCAAAGCCGACCTCGATCAGTATGCTACAGCTTTCGATGTGATTTCGACCCGGATTATTGCCGGCCAGTTAAATGTTTTTGTATTATCGGCTCAACTACCTACAGCAGGATTTGAGCCGGTTTACCCCGGCCTTGAAGAAGTTTATTTTACAGCTTTATTTGGGATAAAAGGCAAAAGGGAGGCTGTAGTATGA
- a CDS encoding dienelactone hydrolase family protein, whose amino-acid sequence MDQKIINLYDAYTHSQINRKDFMKKLAILAGSTALAATILPLLENNYVAAADFTGDDIEVENISYPGVEGEMKAVLAKPKGKKKLGCVLVIHENRGLNPHIIDVTKRVAAEGFLALGIDALSPFGGTPADEDKGRELIGKLDAEKNLQNYLKGLDYLRQRKDGNGKVGCMGFCWGGGMANKLAVNDPKLQAAVAYYGAQPNAADVSKIKASVMLHYGGLDERINAGIPAYETALKANHIDYKLYIYDGVNHAFNNNTSPTRYNEAAAKLAWQRTIDLFKQKLG is encoded by the coding sequence ATGGACCAGAAAATAATCAACCTGTACGATGCGTACACCCACAGTCAGATAAACAGAAAAGATTTCATGAAAAAGCTGGCCATTCTTGCCGGCAGTACCGCTTTAGCGGCAACCATTTTGCCCCTGCTCGAAAACAATTATGTAGCAGCGGCCGATTTCACAGGCGATGATATTGAAGTTGAAAACATTAGCTATCCGGGCGTTGAGGGAGAAATGAAAGCTGTTTTAGCCAAACCAAAAGGTAAAAAGAAGCTGGGCTGCGTCTTGGTTATCCACGAAAACCGTGGTTTAAACCCACACATTATTGATGTTACCAAACGGGTAGCTGCCGAGGGTTTCCTGGCCCTTGGTATTGATGCACTTTCGCCATTTGGTGGAACCCCTGCAGATGAAGATAAAGGCCGTGAGCTAATTGGTAAACTGGATGCTGAAAAAAACCTGCAGAATTACTTAAAAGGATTGGATTATTTACGCCAGCGTAAAGATGGTAATGGTAAAGTAGGCTGTATGGGCTTTTGCTGGGGCGGCGGTATGGCTAACAAATTAGCCGTTAACGATCCGAAGTTACAAGCTGCTGTGGCTTACTACGGTGCCCAACCAAATGCAGCCGATGTTTCAAAGATCAAAGCAAGTGTAATGCTCCATTACGGTGGTTTAGACGAACGCATTAATGCTGGTATCCCTGCATACGAAACGGCTTTAAAAGCAAACCATATCGATTATAAACTTTATATCTACGATGGCGTAAACCATGCTTTTAACAACAACACCTCGCCTACGAGGTATAACGAGGCCGCCGCAAAATTGGCCTGGCAACGTACAATTGATTTGTTTAAGCAGAAACTAGGCTGA
- a CDS encoding sensor histidine kinase — translation MPNTKNFNPNYKHQDFFIFTGLLLWVAICNCYDQHTAVWLTYATCILTLGFCLLPVLMFSFFKQALKEKLSNKKYILYWCGCFLILLPVFTLLATQFQTEPVDLSDKLTTAIGALTLELLLILNQYYQKKVQHIKWIKKIGLENAVLISIVLIALSISIMAVSSLNNPVYQREGFWLIGFEFNIRQLLHNFGAFLSFFSQFLIMYLCGYLLFFINSRWLVPKILKEKGLLIYLLSVSATVALLYPLLAQLLILLPINTVFGRSIFEANPFELENAFGAFAIMLISLPVVLALQWGKQNNIILSLEKEKSQNELDLLKQQLNPHFFFNTLNNLYALSLQKSDKTPESILQLSELMRYTIYKGKEKTVKLAQELDYITDYIQLQQIRLRKTLHFEFVKQVSNDQVEIAPLLLVVFIENAFKHGIEPADGEASLKLSLISNTQTLTFCAENSFDPEEIGPNSGIGIDNLRKRLELLYPGKHTLDISTIGNIFKAELKLQFT, via the coding sequence ATGCCCAATACAAAAAATTTCAATCCCAACTATAAACACCAGGACTTTTTCATATTTACAGGGCTGTTACTTTGGGTAGCCATATGCAACTGCTACGATCAGCATACAGCTGTTTGGCTTACTTATGCTACCTGCATTTTAACTTTGGGCTTTTGCTTATTGCCTGTACTTATGTTTTCTTTTTTTAAACAGGCTTTAAAGGAAAAACTCTCCAACAAAAAGTACATCCTTTACTGGTGCGGTTGCTTTTTGATACTTTTGCCCGTTTTTACGTTGCTGGCCACTCAGTTTCAAACCGAACCGGTCGATTTATCGGATAAGCTTACTACAGCTATTGGTGCATTAACACTCGAGCTTTTGCTCATCCTTAACCAATATTATCAGAAAAAAGTGCAACATATCAAATGGATAAAGAAAATTGGTTTGGAAAACGCCGTACTTATTTCTATCGTTTTAATCGCATTAAGTATTTCTATAATGGCGGTATCGAGTTTAAACAATCCGGTTTATCAAAGAGAAGGCTTCTGGCTTATTGGTTTTGAATTTAATATCAGGCAATTGCTACACAATTTTGGGGCTTTCCTGAGCTTTTTCTCTCAGTTTTTAATTATGTATTTGTGTGGTTACCTCCTTTTTTTCATCAATAGCCGTTGGCTTGTTCCTAAAATATTGAAAGAAAAAGGCTTGCTAATCTATTTGTTAAGCGTATCGGCTACCGTTGCCCTACTTTATCCCTTGCTGGCACAACTCCTTATTTTATTACCCATTAATACTGTATTTGGCAGAAGCATATTCGAAGCCAATCCTTTCGAACTGGAAAATGCCTTTGGTGCTTTTGCCATAATGCTTATCAGTTTACCCGTGGTATTGGCCCTGCAATGGGGCAAACAGAATAACATTATCCTTTCTTTAGAAAAAGAAAAATCGCAAAACGAACTCGATTTATTGAAACAGCAGCTCAATCCGCATTTCTTTTTCAATACCCTGAATAATCTGTACGCCCTGAGCCTGCAAAAATCGGATAAAACGCCCGAAAGCATACTACAGTTATCGGAACTGATGCGCTACACCATTTACAAAGGGAAAGAAAAAACGGTTAAACTGGCACAGGAACTGGATTACATTACGGATTATATCCAGTTGCAGCAAATCAGGTTGCGCAAAACACTACATTTTGAATTTGTAAAGCAGGTTAGCAACGATCAGGTTGAAATTGCCCCGCTTTTACTGGTTGTGTTTATCGAAAATGCTTTTAAACATGGCATTGAGCCTGCCGATGGAGAAGCAAGCCTAAAATTATCATTAATCAGCAACACACAAACCTTAACTTTTTGTGCAGAAAACTCTTTCGATCCTGAAGAGATAGGGCCCAATAGCGGGATTGGGATAGATAACCTGCGGAAAAGGCTCGAACTGCTTTATCCCGGTAAGCATACTTTGGATATTAGCACGATTGGCAATATCTTTAAGGCCGAATTAAAACTCCAATTTACATGA
- a CDS encoding LytTR family DNA-binding domain-containing protein — translation MSLRCLIVDDEPLAHEIIVAYAKDIPFVEIAAHCYRATEALDFLSKQEVDLIFLDIRMPKLNGLDFLRALQHKPQVIITSAYEEYALASFDLAVCDYLLKPFKLERFLMAVNRALNFQQLKKQSGAPVETINPDQQRNGQISIKADKKHILLQLDEIQFLESLGNYVKVWKDHKYLLTPRTLGSFEEQLPADDFIRIHKSFILNKKYASYLEGNTIVLKNGQRVSVGKNYKSIIKQLLDIKD, via the coding sequence ATGAGTTTACGTTGCTTAATTGTAGATGATGAACCCCTTGCGCACGAAATCATTGTGGCTTATGCCAAAGATATTCCGTTTGTAGAAATTGCTGCGCACTGTTATCGGGCTACAGAAGCATTGGATTTTTTAAGTAAACAGGAAGTAGACCTGATTTTTCTCGACATCAGAATGCCCAAATTAAACGGCCTCGATTTTCTGCGTGCCCTGCAGCACAAACCACAGGTTATTATTACTTCGGCTTATGAAGAATATGCCTTAGCGAGTTTCGATCTTGCCGTTTGCGATTACCTGTTAAAGCCTTTCAAGTTAGAGCGTTTTTTAATGGCTGTTAACCGTGCTTTAAACTTTCAACAATTAAAAAAACAATCTGGCGCTCCTGTTGAAACCATAAACCCAGATCAGCAGCGCAATGGACAAATTTCAATCAAAGCAGATAAAAAGCATATTTTGTTGCAGCTGGATGAAATACAATTTTTAGAAAGTTTAGGGAATTATGTGAAAGTTTGGAAAGATCACAAATATTTACTCACCCCCAGAACATTGGGCAGTTTTGAAGAGCAACTGCCAGCCGATGATTTCATCCGGATCCATAAATCCTTCATCCTGAATAAAAAATACGCCAGTTATCTGGAAGGAAATACCATCGTTCTTAAAAACGGACAAAGGGTATCAGTTGGCAAAAACTATAAGAGCATTATTAAACAGTTGCTCGATATTAAAGATTAA
- a CDS encoding DoxX family membrane protein translates to MKIAVIVVRVLLAAMYLFASVSYFLHLMPKAPEMTPAQTTFMTGLMASVYLFPLLKITELIGGLLLLIGRTAPLAAIIIFPVTLNIFLYHAFLGPKDLPMVGVMLLFNIFLFYAYRQKYLPIVSK, encoded by the coding sequence ATGAAAATTGCAGTTATTGTTGTACGCGTGCTTTTAGCCGCCATGTATTTATTTGCGTCGGTAAGTTATTTTCTTCATTTGATGCCAAAGGCGCCAGAAATGACACCCGCGCAAACTACCTTTATGACGGGACTGATGGCATCGGTGTATCTTTTTCCGTTACTTAAAATTACAGAATTAATTGGGGGCTTATTGCTGCTTATCGGAAGAACAGCACCCCTGGCTGCGATAATTATTTTCCCGGTTACCCTGAATATTTTTCTGTACCATGCATTTTTAGGACCAAAAGATTTACCTATGGTTGGCGTAATGCTTCTCTTTAATATTTTCTTGTTTTATGCTTACCGCCAAAAGTATTTGCCTATCGTTTCTAAGTAA
- a CDS encoding VOC family protein, with the protein MASVNTYLNFNGNTEEAFNFYKSVFGGEFAVVQRFKDSPGCEGMAVGDQEKIMHIALPIGGNVLMGTDITDPSPASTFGTGISLSVDAATEEEAHQLFNGLSAGGTVTMELQKMFWGALFGMATDKFGIQWMVNHDYKEK; encoded by the coding sequence ATGGCATCAGTTAACACGTATTTAAATTTTAATGGTAATACCGAAGAAGCATTTAACTTTTACAAATCAGTTTTCGGTGGGGAGTTTGCAGTGGTGCAGCGCTTTAAAGATTCGCCGGGGTGTGAAGGAATGGCAGTGGGCGATCAGGAAAAAATAATGCATATCGCATTGCCGATTGGTGGAAATGTACTAATGGGAACTGATATTACCGATCCTTCGCCTGCATCTACTTTTGGAACCGGTATCTCACTTTCTGTTGATGCGGCTACTGAAGAAGAAGCACATCAGCTTTTTAATGGCCTTTCAGCTGGAGGTACTGTAACCATGGAATTACAAAAAATGTTCTGGGGCGCTCTTTTCGGCATGGCAACCGATAAATTTGGAATCCAGTGGATGGTTAACCACGATTATAAGGAAAAATAA
- a CDS encoding DUF1801 domain-containing protein — translation MKKNLLSGKSEVDEYMLKLIHPYKQEVEKLRTIITNANPLMQERIKWNSPSFYCLKDFAAFNLRAKGYVQIIFIFYDENMIEDPSFLQGNWKDRREARFYGMDDIEAKRPALEQFVNNWIELINKPNNN, via the coding sequence ATGAAAAAGAACCTGCTTTCAGGTAAAAGCGAAGTGGATGAGTACATGCTTAAATTAATACATCCCTATAAACAGGAGGTAGAAAAACTAAGAACTATTATCACCAACGCAAATCCGCTAATGCAGGAAAGAATAAAATGGAATTCGCCAAGTTTTTATTGTCTTAAAGATTTTGCAGCTTTTAATTTAAGGGCTAAAGGGTATGTACAGATCATCTTTATTTTTTACGATGAAAATATGATCGAAGACCCCTCATTTTTACAGGGCAATTGGAAAGACCGGCGTGAAGCCAGATTTTACGGGATGGACGACATTGAAGCAAAAAGACCAGCGCTTGAGCAATTTGTTAACAACTGGATTGAATTAATAAATAAACCAAATAATAATTAA
- a CDS encoding phosphotransferase enzyme family protein, whose protein sequence is MQNVFPAQYSTLSAAALKDYLIEAYDLDQATTCRLLIRNVSDTYILENEKQKYIFKIYRDAHRKRNEIEAEVELLNLLKANGNSVSYPFTDREGKQIQQFNAIEGLRNGVLFSFAEGMVIHELENEQLIQLGKDIAKLHETTSVVKLKNPRPVFNFETTLFEPLRVLAPHFETMPEEYEYLSQVAGKVVKKFETFDTAKFSTGYCHYDFFPKNFHFDERGRITFFDFDFAGEGFLINDHMSFLNHYFFHQINQLTTKEQAEKDFDVFLRAYQQVRPLSSDELAAIPYLGICFHIFFLKFFYDNYDDWSNIFLTPRYVKQRVGFIKKWEALYCNF, encoded by the coding sequence ATGCAAAACGTTTTCCCTGCACAATACTCCACCTTATCTGCCGCAGCTTTAAAAGATTATTTAATTGAGGCATACGATCTCGATCAGGCCACAACCTGCCGCTTGCTGATTAGAAATGTTAGTGATACTTATATTCTGGAAAATGAAAAGCAGAAATATATCTTTAAAATTTACCGCGATGCGCACCGGAAAAGAAACGAAATTGAGGCAGAAGTTGAGCTCCTTAATTTACTGAAAGCCAATGGCAATTCGGTTTCTTACCCTTTTACAGATCGCGAGGGTAAGCAAATTCAACAATTTAATGCCATTGAGGGATTAAGGAATGGTGTTTTATTCTCCTTTGCAGAAGGAATGGTTATTCATGAGCTGGAAAATGAACAACTCATCCAGTTAGGTAAAGACATTGCCAAACTCCACGAAACTACTTCGGTAGTAAAACTTAAAAACCCGCGACCTGTATTTAATTTCGAAACCACTTTATTTGAACCGCTGAGGGTTTTGGCACCGCATTTTGAAACCATGCCCGAGGAATATGAATACCTGAGCCAGGTTGCAGGTAAGGTGGTAAAAAAATTCGAAACTTTCGATACTGCTAAATTTAGTACCGGTTATTGCCATTACGATTTCTTCCCAAAGAATTTTCATTTTGATGAAAGGGGAAGGATTACCTTTTTTGATTTCGATTTTGCCGGCGAGGGTTTCCTGATTAACGACCACATGTCGTTCCTGAACCATTACTTTTTCCACCAGATTAATCAGTTAACCACTAAAGAGCAGGCTGAAAAAGATTTTGATGTCTTTTTACGAGCTTATCAGCAGGTAAGGCCTTTAAGCAGCGATGAATTAGCTGCAATCCCCTATCTGGGCATTTGTTTCCATATCTTCTTTTTGAAATTCTTTTACGATAATTACGACGACTGGTCGAACATTTTTTTAACGCCACGGTATGTAAAACAACGTGTTGGGTTCATCAAAAAATGGGAAGCGCTGTATTGTAACTTTTAG
- a CDS encoding YCF48-related protein: MKKLLWCLLMAPFFCVAQSYSVKPLNESAKTSLRGLSVVSDQVIWVSGSNGSVGKTTDGGATWKWLKPKGYEKIDFRDIEAFDDRQAIIVGIASPAYILKTVDGGETWTENYKNVDSAIFLDGLGFWDKNKGIIFGDPINDKMSLLKTTDAGKTWLDVSTNLKLPLAKGEAGFAASGTTIKTLPGGRTWVATGGTVSNIYFSPDYGETWQVFKCPILQGGNSTGPFSIDFLNEKTGIVVGEII; this comes from the coding sequence ATGAAAAAATTACTATGGTGCCTGTTAATGGCACCTTTTTTTTGCGTTGCACAATCGTATTCGGTAAAACCTTTGAATGAAAGTGCCAAAACCAGCTTGCGCGGTTTGAGTGTGGTTTCTGATCAGGTAATCTGGGTAAGTGGAAGCAATGGCTCGGTGGGTAAAACTACTGATGGCGGTGCAACCTGGAAGTGGTTAAAACCGAAAGGCTACGAAAAAATCGATTTCAGAGATATTGAAGCTTTTGATGACCGGCAGGCAATTATTGTCGGTATCGCATCTCCGGCCTATATTTTAAAAACAGTTGACGGTGGCGAAACCTGGACCGAAAATTATAAAAACGTAGATTCAGCTATATTTCTGGATGGTTTGGGTTTTTGGGACAAGAATAAAGGCATTATTTTCGGCGACCCGATTAACGATAAAATGTCCTTGTTAAAAACAACCGACGCAGGTAAAACCTGGTTGGATGTCTCTACGAATTTAAAACTTCCGCTGGCAAAAGGCGAGGCTGGTTTTGCGGCCAGTGGTACAACGATTAAAACCTTACCAGGCGGTAGAACCTGGGTTGCAACAGGAGGAACAGTTTCTAATATTTACTTTTCGCCTGATTACGGAGAAACCTGGCAGGTTTTTAAATGCCCGATTTTACAAGGCGGAAATAGCACTGGCCCCTTTTCAATAGACTTCCTTAACGAAAAAACAGGTATAGTTGTGGGGGAGATTATTTAA
- a CDS encoding 2OG-Fe(II) oxygenase, with protein sequence MEKIFDCLIDSFIEDKVGIAENFLNVSLAAHLKNNLTRLFENKALLNAGVGNSAVINQDKLIRSDVIYWLDRKHQNKHENDFFDLMDEFVEYLNRTCYTGITGYEFHYTLYESGTFYKKHIDQFQNNGSRQYSMIMYLNADWRIEDGGELRIYHQDEEQDIAPNNGKSVFFKSSDLAHEVLLTYKQRMSITGWLKIG encoded by the coding sequence GTGGAAAAAATATTTGATTGCCTTATCGATAGTTTTATCGAAGATAAAGTAGGAATTGCCGAGAATTTCCTAAACGTTTCATTAGCTGCCCACCTTAAAAATAACCTGACCAGGTTATTCGAAAATAAAGCACTTTTAAATGCTGGTGTTGGTAATAGTGCAGTTATCAATCAGGATAAATTAATCAGGAGCGATGTAATTTACTGGTTAGACAGAAAACATCAGAACAAACATGAAAATGATTTCTTTGATTTGATGGACGAATTTGTGGAGTATTTGAACCGGACCTGTTATACTGGAATTACAGGTTATGAGTTTCATTACACGCTTTATGAGTCGGGTACATTTTATAAAAAACATATCGATCAGTTTCAAAACAATGGGAGTCGCCAATATTCGATGATTATGTATTTGAACGCCGATTGGAGGATAGAAGATGGTGGAGAATTACGCATTTATCACCAGGATGAAGAACAGGATATTGCGCCTAACAATGGTAAAAGTGTTTTCTTTAAAAGTTCAGATTTGGCGCATGAGGTTTTGCTTACCTATAAACAGCGCATGAGCATTACAGGCTGGCTTAAAATCGGTTAA
- a CDS encoding DUF2147 domain-containing protein — protein MRKFPFLMLLLLAVSFSAFAQNKDAIIGKWLNPSGEGQIEIYKKGDKYYGKLAWMKEPNLNGKPKLDAKNPDENLKKRALLNLEILKDFDYDGSKWTDGTIYDPKSGKTYSCNLSLKSTDVLNVRGYVGISLLGRSETFRRVK, from the coding sequence ATGAGAAAGTTCCCATTTTTAATGCTGCTGTTATTAGCAGTTTCATTTTCTGCTTTCGCACAAAATAAAGATGCAATTATCGGCAAATGGCTTAATCCATCGGGAGAGGGGCAAATTGAGATTTACAAAAAAGGCGATAAATACTATGGAAAGTTAGCCTGGATGAAAGAGCCGAATCTAAACGGTAAACCTAAATTAGATGCTAAAAATCCTGATGAAAACTTAAAGAAACGCGCATTGTTAAACCTCGAAATCTTAAAGGATTTTGATTATGATGGCAGTAAATGGACAGATGGTACAATCTACGATCCGAAAAGTGGTAAAACATACAGCTGTAACCTGAGTCTAAAAAGTACCGATGTATTAAATGTTAGGGGCTATGTTGGTATTTCGCTTTTAGGCAGATCGGAAACTTTTAGAAGGGTTAAATAA